The following coding sequences lie in one Mucilaginibacter sp. KACC 22773 genomic window:
- a CDS encoding SDR family oxidoreductase: MKNTILITGASSGIGKATAILFQEKGWNVIATMRNPEGESELKALDNVILARLDVLNVDSIQRAITEGIKQFGKIDVLVNNAGYGAFGPLEAFSRENIIRQFDTNVIGLIDVTRSILPHFRSNKSGIIVNISSIGGKMAFPLGALYHGTKFAVEGISEAMSYELEQFGAKIKIVEPGAVATDFAGRSLDFSNDESMTEYKGIVEKVNEGMPAFFENASPARVVAEVIYEAATDSTNKLRYTAGEDAKRIVAQRKEADDQTFLQGIKGLFKLD, from the coding sequence ATGAAAAATACAATTTTAATTACCGGTGCAAGCAGCGGAATAGGTAAAGCAACAGCTATATTATTTCAGGAAAAAGGCTGGAATGTGATAGCTACAATGAGAAATCCCGAAGGCGAATCAGAACTTAAAGCTTTGGATAATGTAATCCTGGCCAGGCTGGATGTTCTTAACGTTGATAGTATACAACGGGCGATAACCGAAGGCATTAAACAGTTTGGAAAGATTGACGTTTTGGTTAATAACGCAGGTTATGGCGCATTCGGACCATTGGAAGCATTTTCAAGGGAAAATATTATCCGCCAGTTTGATACCAATGTTATTGGGCTTATTGATGTAACCCGTTCAATATTGCCTCACTTTCGCAGCAATAAAAGCGGCATCATCGTCAACATATCGTCTATAGGCGGCAAGATGGCTTTTCCCCTCGGCGCCTTATATCACGGTACCAAGTTTGCCGTGGAAGGAATATCAGAGGCCATGAGCTACGAACTGGAGCAATTCGGCGCGAAAATTAAAATCGTTGAACCTGGCGCCGTCGCTACGGACTTTGCCGGCCGTTCGCTTGACTTCAGTAACGATGAATCGATGACTGAATACAAAGGTATTGTGGAGAAAGTAAACGAAGGAATGCCTGCCTTCTTTGAGAATGCTTCTCCTGCCCGCGTAGTTGCCGAAGTTATTTACGAAGCAGCAACAGATAGCACCAATAAGCTTCGATACACCGCAGGAGAAGATGCGAAGAGAATTGTTGCCCAACGCAAGGAAGCTGACGATCAAACTTTTTTGCAGGGAATCAAAGGTCTGTTTAAGCTTGATTAG
- a CDS encoding helix-turn-helix domain-containing protein → MSISLHFSEIADVYKFFNLHQSLKHPLVAVIDFSNVDEQVAENTRISCDYYCLLFKRYDGNNVKYGRKVVDFNNGSLMCIAPNQVLDLETDIGAYTEKEGWGVFFHPDLIRGTSLHDKMKDYSFFSYEVWEALHMSEKEKSIFYDCVQKLDNELHENIDTHSQSVIVSHIELLLNYCARFYGRQFITRKSANSSVVMQVEKILRDYFSKAGIKERGLPSVKNLADKVNLSPGYLSDLLKKETGKNAQDHIHYYLIEEAKNILINTDKSVGEVAYLLGFEYPQYFNKLFKQKTGKTPVEFRNMD, encoded by the coding sequence ATGAGCATATCGCTTCATTTTTCCGAGATAGCCGATGTTTACAAGTTCTTCAACTTACATCAGTCACTTAAACATCCGCTTGTTGCCGTTATCGACTTTAGCAATGTTGATGAGCAGGTGGCAGAAAACACCAGGATATCCTGCGATTACTACTGCTTATTGTTTAAGCGGTATGATGGCAATAATGTAAAATACGGCCGTAAGGTTGTCGATTTCAATAACGGCAGCCTGATGTGTATTGCACCGAACCAGGTATTAGACCTGGAAACCGACATTGGCGCGTACACCGAAAAGGAGGGTTGGGGCGTATTCTTTCATCCCGACCTGATCAGAGGAACCAGTCTTCATGATAAAATGAAAGACTATAGTTTTTTCTCTTATGAAGTGTGGGAAGCGCTTCATATGTCCGAAAAAGAGAAAAGTATCTTTTATGATTGCGTGCAGAAACTGGACAATGAATTACATGAGAATATAGATACGCATAGCCAGTCCGTCATTGTATCCCATATCGAGCTGCTTTTAAATTATTGTGCACGTTTCTACGGGCGACAATTTATTACAAGAAAAAGTGCGAATAGTTCAGTTGTCATGCAAGTGGAAAAAATACTGCGCGATTATTTTAGCAAGGCCGGGATTAAAGAGCGGGGCTTACCAAGTGTAAAAAACCTGGCAGATAAGGTCAACTTATCGCCTGGTTATCTGAGCGATCTCCTAAAAAAAGAAACGGGGAAGAATGCGCAGGACCATATCCACTATTATTTAATCGAAGAAGCCAAAAATATCCTGATCAACACTGATAAGTCAGTCGGCGAAGTAGCTTACTTACTGGGCTTTGAATATCCCCAATATTTTAATAAGCTTTTTAAGCAAAAGACAGGTAAAACGCCTGTCGAGTTTCGCAACATGGACTAA